Proteins encoded by one window of Geobacter sp. DSM 9736:
- a CDS encoding TraC family protein — MGLFARAAGGPEVGPAVDEVVGLSERDRLGSFFPWIAYDEKESFYFNADDTVGMLWECSPMCFAGETTITTLQALFRLNVPERTVVQFILFADPHVEPILEDFRAMKTRSSTLVREVSDNLARFYEGGKEGLASLNGIPVRNFRSFLAVKFPVSEMEKLNLGEIRGTIHETLQGAGLHPGNVDPAILLDWLRRLLNDEVSLNNFNYDEGKEIRRQVFFSTPVETKFARIDIGRKHFRCITPRVYPKRGSIIQTNKLFGGIMGQLTDGDQIRTPFLFSINILMKNQKRKLHTKCNVILQQKGVGSFAPSLARKQEEHMWAADELERGTLFLKVIPTLWVYGSDERLVNESVSRAKRVWEGQNFVMQEDRGILMPLFLLSLPFGLYDVKGNVETLDRDHVMPVDSIAVTLPVQGDFAGLGRPAMLFTARKGQLFGLDIFHKKGVNNHNALICGTSGGGKSFFLNYLLFNYYAMNAKIRVIDIGGSYKKMTTLCGARYLDFSEESQVCLNPFSNIVDVEHDIPTIAPIVAQMIFSSGNNSPSETEMTLITQAVRWAWNQEGTDACIDTVHAYLSNFDRYSAAGGEIREAATRLAFNMDDFRSSGAFGRFFNGRSTFDISNDDFVVLELEHLLPKKSLFRVVTLQVINAVTMDLYLSDRSDRRLVCFDEAWQFLGESSTLKQVIEEGYRRARKYHGSFTICLQSILDTLRFGAVGNVIRENSAFKFFLESPAFEEARNQGVLDYDEFTMQILKSTKSLRPKYSEIFMDTPLGIGVGRLTVDPFSYYAFTSDGEEIAEIDRMVLAGMSYEDAIGEMVRKYRGI; from the coding sequence ATGGGCCTGTTTGCACGAGCAGCCGGAGGCCCGGAGGTCGGCCCGGCAGTTGATGAAGTCGTTGGGCTATCTGAACGGGACAGGCTTGGCAGTTTCTTTCCGTGGATCGCCTACGATGAAAAGGAGAGCTTCTACTTCAACGCCGACGACACTGTCGGGATGTTGTGGGAGTGCTCGCCCATGTGCTTTGCGGGGGAGACGACAATCACGACCCTGCAGGCGCTCTTCCGGCTGAACGTTCCGGAAAGGACTGTCGTACAGTTCATCCTTTTCGCCGACCCTCACGTGGAGCCAATCCTTGAAGACTTCCGTGCAATGAAGACACGGAGTTCAACTCTCGTGCGGGAGGTGAGTGACAATCTCGCCCGTTTCTACGAAGGGGGCAAAGAAGGGCTCGCCAGTCTCAACGGCATTCCCGTCCGCAATTTCCGCTCCTTCCTGGCGGTAAAATTCCCCGTTTCAGAGATGGAGAAGCTCAATCTCGGCGAGATCCGCGGGACGATACACGAGACGCTGCAGGGTGCGGGTCTACATCCCGGGAATGTCGATCCTGCCATCCTGCTGGATTGGCTTCGCAGGCTTCTGAACGACGAGGTTTCACTCAACAATTTCAATTACGACGAGGGAAAGGAAATCCGCAGGCAGGTATTCTTTTCCACCCCCGTCGAGACGAAGTTCGCCCGCATCGACATCGGCAGGAAGCATTTCCGCTGCATCACTCCCCGTGTCTACCCCAAAAGGGGGAGCATCATCCAGACCAACAAGCTCTTTGGCGGGATCATGGGGCAGCTCACCGACGGAGATCAGATACGGACGCCGTTTCTCTTCAGCATCAACATCCTGATGAAGAACCAGAAAAGGAAGCTTCACACGAAATGTAACGTGATCCTGCAGCAGAAAGGTGTTGGCTCCTTCGCTCCCTCCCTTGCGAGGAAACAGGAAGAGCACATGTGGGCCGCCGACGAACTTGAACGCGGGACGCTTTTTCTGAAGGTAATTCCGACACTCTGGGTCTACGGCAGCGATGAACGGCTGGTGAACGAGTCCGTCAGCCGGGCAAAGCGGGTGTGGGAGGGGCAGAACTTCGTGATGCAGGAGGACAGGGGAATTCTCATGCCCCTTTTCCTTCTGTCGCTGCCGTTCGGCCTCTACGACGTGAAGGGGAATGTGGAGACCCTCGACCGGGACCATGTGATGCCGGTGGATTCCATTGCCGTGACCCTTCCCGTCCAGGGGGACTTCGCGGGACTGGGACGCCCGGCAATGCTGTTCACGGCCAGGAAAGGGCAGCTCTTCGGGCTCGACATCTTCCACAAGAAGGGGGTGAACAACCATAACGCCCTCATCTGCGGGACTTCCGGGGGCGGCAAGAGCTTCTTTCTCAACTATCTCCTCTTCAACTACTACGCCATGAACGCCAAGATCCGGGTGATCGACATCGGCGGAAGCTACAAGAAGATGACCACCCTCTGCGGCGCCCGCTACCTCGACTTCTCCGAGGAGTCACAGGTCTGTCTGAACCCGTTTTCCAACATCGTCGACGTCGAGCACGACATCCCCACCATCGCCCCGATCGTGGCGCAGATGATCTTCTCTTCCGGAAACAACAGCCCCAGCGAGACGGAGATGACCCTCATCACCCAGGCCGTGCGCTGGGCCTGGAACCAGGAGGGAACAGACGCCTGCATCGACACCGTGCATGCATACCTGTCCAACTTCGACAGGTATTCGGCTGCCGGCGGCGAGATCAGGGAGGCAGCGACCAGGCTGGCCTTCAACATGGACGACTTCAGGAGCTCCGGCGCCTTCGGCAGGTTCTTCAACGGCAGGAGCACCTTCGACATCTCCAATGACGACTTCGTGGTCCTGGAACTGGAGCATCTCCTGCCGAAGAAGTCCCTCTTCCGTGTAGTCACGCTCCAGGTGATCAACGCGGTCACCATGGACCTCTACCTCTCCGACCGCTCGGACCGGCGTCTGGTCTGCTTCGACGAGGCATGGCAGTTCCTTGGGGAGAGCTCGACCCTCAAGCAGGTGATCGAAGAGGGATACCGGCGAGCGAGGAAGTACCACGGCTCGTTCACCATCTGCCTCCAATCGATCCTCGATACGCTGCGGTTCGGGGCGGTGGGGAACGTCATCCGGGAGAACTCCGCCTTCAAGTTCTTCCTGGAGTCCCCGGCGTTCGAGGAGGCAAGAAACCAGGGTGTCCTGGACTATGACGAATTCACCATGCAGATCCTGAAATCAACGAAGAGTCTTCGGCCGAAATACTCCGAGATCTTCATGGACACCCCGCTGGGTATAGGCGTGGGCAGGCTTACCGTGGATCCATTTTCCTACTATGCCTTCACCTCGGACGGTGAAGAGATCGCTGAAATCGACAGAATGGTGCTCGCAGGGATGAGCTATGAGGATGCAATTGGCGAAATGGTCCGCAAATACCGTGGCATCTAG
- the traN gene encoding conjugal transfer protein TraN encodes MIFRLLHSVIYSVLVLTLTGIPQAALAVVSCQDTINTNTSIRYSDALVSFKSYNGKTYAIARSAATGGTSAAETFFDFTANITRAYALTGDSTGSLKNLLSLGQYGAATPVRITSTEIQQFILTQYGKYLGSSATAKSSYIDAWKEYGSGGFTAIDGSILPYTNWPSPVYTGQNPQAVVMGADGTWTSGLDGLRTAQIVQFDGVLDCATDFSQPQSGTGTTTTPPPTGSGDPDLAKPVCGQDVNGNGYAADPGEIANCLQTAQGLLCPISAVNCVESYSSPVCPAGSALDTSRDMCQAPAGVTCGAGYTYDASIDRCVQPVTCPDGGTFNAVTDQCEKLVLNECPTGYTYDSTLDACRMSANCSGTLNPAKDRCETPPAWKCPTGFTYNASSAKCEATPYCPTGTAYDAGRDRCEVSIGSCPTGYTYNLVFDKCTAPVSCSSGGSLNGTTDTCETTSSISCPAGTTYNAASGKCEAQPTCSSPGNYSKTYDLCLTPSTGTVCPAGYAYSSTYGTCISSPSCVGGTYSAVNDRCETPVSYSCSNAGYSYNSAMGRCEKTPVCSQGAYNATYNVCLQSHTPTCSAGYTYNAGTGRCELVPQCGQGAYNPVTNKCESGSSYTYPATPVVTGGVVFNKPIYTSSTGFLDYVYSSSGSGHTIIYGYTAASSFSGGIPVYVYPPSGNLAFVSSGYPLHSYVSPVNYGGMKKIYYSSTSARMLVINSQYFFNGYVAPSPGTYGGTTTYTCPSGGTLSGTTCIVNTLVQTSPTCPGGNFQDSGVSGDVCWTSYTPSCPGGMTYDSSIGYCTVAPTCTNGVLDGSRDVCYQSANAGCLSGYSVSGNICIASTSCGGGGSLNGSIDYCTYPVSYSCPSGYSYSATYGQCYQTANCGVGSLSGSLDICQQSYSLTCPSGYTLNGSTCQASPSCTTGGSYSASLDLCDGGSNVCSSPLVLDSGVGKCYQPASCSGGTLNVGTDKCEAAATVNCGSWTWDGSAEVCFSPPVCNLGVYDATANECRATITRNCGTYGWSSTQEKCIYEIVCPKDGSYSLSSTVAYSPTLDKCVSDTQHSCPAGTAYNGLPIGKCEAVPTCTGDGIYNPRFHTCYLGMNTCPLGIQYTCMNNSGTMQCSPNHCFTAGTSGTEETTTMDESMMQNDGQRDQDGNCLDQLFVFNGKASRCRPPGLTVGMINDCCQSDSVGSDDMGSNISMVANGVQTAYEIGQVAYYSYMVGTGAATVTPIVGTASVGIVTATGTTTVSGAVATGVSAAAAGGSTGAAAVGTAMQAYVGALLNPATIAVAVVVMVVMKVLMGNGCDQGDIQTGMQAAAKDCHYIGDYCEKKWPLVGCVQKAKGYCCFNTKMARIIHEQGRPQLQAFGTDGGWGTAVSPNCRGFTPDEFQSLDFSRIDLSEYFGDIQKDLDTKIQGAQTTIRNKVQQQFGKTTGAH; translated from the coding sequence ATGATCTTCAGGCTTCTCCATTCCGTCATATATTCGGTTCTCGTGCTGACCCTGACGGGTATTCCGCAGGCGGCCCTGGCCGTCGTGAGCTGCCAGGACACGATCAACACGAACACGAGCATCCGCTACAGCGATGCCCTTGTCTCGTTCAAGTCATACAACGGGAAGACATACGCTATTGCCAGATCGGCGGCGACGGGAGGGACTTCCGCCGCAGAGACGTTCTTCGACTTTACTGCCAACATCACCCGCGCGTATGCGCTGACCGGCGACTCTACCGGCTCCCTCAAAAATCTCCTTTCACTTGGCCAGTACGGAGCCGCAACCCCCGTCAGGATAACCAGCACAGAGATCCAGCAGTTCATCCTTACCCAGTACGGCAAATATCTCGGAAGCTCAGCCACTGCCAAGAGCAGTTACATAGACGCCTGGAAAGAGTACGGCTCAGGCGGGTTCACCGCCATCGATGGATCGATCCTCCCCTATACGAACTGGCCCTCACCGGTTTACACGGGGCAGAACCCGCAGGCCGTCGTCATGGGAGCGGACGGCACATGGACAAGCGGGCTCGATGGGCTGAGAACAGCCCAGATAGTACAGTTCGACGGAGTCCTCGACTGTGCCACCGATTTTTCCCAACCACAGTCGGGTACCGGTACAACCACGACCCCGCCGCCGACCGGTTCAGGCGATCCCGACCTGGCGAAGCCCGTATGCGGCCAGGATGTGAATGGTAACGGCTATGCTGCCGACCCGGGAGAGATCGCAAACTGCCTCCAGACGGCACAGGGACTTCTCTGCCCGATCAGCGCCGTCAACTGCGTTGAAAGCTACTCCTCCCCTGTGTGTCCCGCCGGATCAGCGTTGGACACCTCACGTGACATGTGCCAGGCCCCGGCCGGAGTCACATGCGGAGCAGGCTATACCTATGATGCTTCCATCGACCGATGCGTCCAGCCAGTCACCTGCCCGGATGGCGGCACATTCAACGCGGTGACCGATCAGTGCGAAAAGCTGGTCCTGAACGAGTGTCCAACCGGCTACACCTATGACAGCACGTTGGACGCCTGCCGCATGAGCGCGAACTGTTCAGGGACTCTCAACCCGGCTAAGGACCGCTGTGAGACTCCACCCGCCTGGAAATGCCCGACCGGTTTTACCTACAACGCATCCAGCGCCAAATGCGAGGCAACGCCATACTGTCCGACCGGAACGGCATACGATGCCGGCAGAGATCGTTGCGAGGTTTCCATCGGCAGTTGCCCGACCGGATACACCTACAACCTCGTCTTCGACAAATGTACCGCACCGGTCAGCTGTTCGTCCGGGGGAAGCCTCAACGGCACTACCGATACATGCGAGACAACCAGTTCAATCTCATGCCCGGCAGGCACGACGTACAACGCTGCTAGTGGCAAATGCGAAGCCCAACCGACATGCTCCTCGCCTGGCAATTACAGTAAGACCTATGATCTCTGCCTCACTCCTTCAACAGGAACGGTCTGTCCGGCCGGGTACGCATACAGCTCGACTTATGGAACCTGTATCTCCAGCCCCTCCTGCGTTGGCGGGACATATAGCGCCGTCAATGACCGGTGCGAAACCCCCGTAAGCTACTCCTGCTCAAATGCTGGTTACTCCTACAACTCGGCAATGGGGCGCTGCGAGAAAACACCGGTCTGCTCCCAGGGTGCCTACAATGCGACCTACAATGTCTGCCTGCAGAGTCACACCCCCACCTGTTCCGCAGGTTATACTTACAACGCCGGGACAGGCCGGTGCGAACTCGTCCCGCAATGCGGCCAGGGAGCCTATAACCCTGTCACCAACAAATGTGAAAGCGGATCCAGCTATACTTATCCAGCTACTCCAGTCGTGACGGGCGGCGTAGTTTTCAATAAGCCTATCTATACTTCCAGCACCGGATTTCTTGACTATGTCTATAGCAGTTCCGGAAGCGGGCACACCATCATTTATGGATACACGGCAGCATCGTCATTCAGTGGCGGAATTCCTGTTTATGTCTATCCACCCTCGGGAAATCTCGCTTTCGTCTCGTCAGGATACCCTCTTCACAGCTACGTAAGCCCTGTGAATTACGGGGGTATGAAAAAAATCTATTATTCGAGCACCAGCGCCAGAATGCTGGTAATCAACTCGCAATATTTTTTCAATGGCTACGTCGCTCCTTCGCCAGGTACTTATGGTGGGACTACCACATATACCTGCCCGAGTGGCGGAACCCTCAGCGGTACAACCTGCATCGTCAACACCCTTGTCCAGACCAGTCCCACTTGCCCCGGCGGGAACTTCCAGGACAGCGGCGTCTCGGGGGATGTTTGCTGGACAAGCTATACTCCCTCCTGCCCGGGTGGTATGACGTATGACAGCTCCATAGGCTATTGCACCGTTGCCCCGACTTGCACGAACGGCGTCCTCGACGGCTCGCGCGACGTCTGTTATCAGTCTGCGAATGCCGGCTGCCTAAGCGGATATTCCGTTTCCGGCAACATTTGCATTGCTTCCACTTCGTGCGGAGGCGGCGGGTCTTTGAATGGCTCGATTGATTACTGCACGTACCCCGTCTCATACTCATGCCCCAGCGGATACAGTTACAGCGCCACCTACGGCCAATGCTATCAGACCGCCAACTGTGGCGTCGGCTCCCTGAGCGGTTCGCTCGATATCTGCCAGCAGTCATACTCGCTCACATGCCCATCCGGTTACACCCTGAACGGTTCCACCTGCCAGGCGTCACCCTCGTGTACCACCGGGGGGAGCTACAGCGCTTCCCTCGATCTCTGCGATGGCGGCTCGAACGTCTGCAGTTCCCCCCTCGTTCTCGATTCCGGCGTCGGCAAATGCTATCAGCCTGCCAGCTGTTCCGGTGGAACACTCAACGTCGGAACCGACAAGTGTGAAGCTGCCGCGACCGTGAATTGCGGATCGTGGACATGGGACGGCTCCGCTGAGGTATGTTTCTCTCCTCCTGTCTGCAACCTTGGTGTTTACGATGCCACTGCCAACGAGTGCCGTGCGACCATCACCAGGAATTGCGGCACCTACGGCTGGTCGTCGACACAAGAGAAATGCATCTACGAGATAGTCTGCCCGAAAGATGGTAGCTATTCACTCAGCAGCACGGTTGCCTACTCCCCAACCCTCGACAAATGCGTCTCCGACACGCAGCATAGCTGCCCGGCCGGCACAGCGTATAACGGGCTCCCCATCGGCAAATGCGAGGCGGTCCCCACCTGCACCGGCGACGGGATTTACAACCCGAGGTTTCATACCTGCTATCTGGGCATGAACACCTGTCCCCTTGGTATCCAGTACACCTGCATGAACAACAGCGGCACCATGCAGTGCTCGCCAAATCACTGCTTCACTGCCGGTACGAGTGGTACGGAAGAGACGACCACCATGGATGAGTCGATGATGCAGAATGACGGCCAGCGCGACCAGGACGGCAACTGTCTCGACCAGCTCTTCGTCTTCAACGGCAAGGCATCCCGCTGCCGCCCGCCTGGTCTAACGGTGGGGATGATCAACGACTGCTGCCAGAGCGACAGTGTCGGCTCCGACGACATGGGGAGCAATATCTCCATGGTGGCAAATGGGGTTCAGACAGCCTACGAGATCGGCCAGGTCGCCTATTACTCATACATGGTAGGAACCGGAGCGGCAACGGTCACACCGATTGTCGGGACGGCATCAGTTGGAATTGTTACTGCCACCGGAACCACTACGGTGAGCGGCGCCGTTGCCACCGGGGTCTCGGCAGCGGCTGCCGGCGGAAGCACCGGGGCCGCAGCGGTTGGTACCGCAATGCAGGCCTATGTCGGCGCTCTTCTGAATCCCGCCACCATCGCAGTTGCCGTGGTCGTCATGGTCGTGATGAAGGTCCTGATGGGGAACGGATGCGATCAGGGGGACATACAGACCGGGATGCAGGCGGCTGCGAAAGACTGCCACTACATCGGTGACTACTGTGAGAAGAAGTGGCCTCTCGTCGGCTGCGTCCAGAAGGCGAAGGGGTACTGCTGCTTCAACACGAAGATGGCCCGG
- the traV gene encoding type IV conjugative transfer system lipoprotein TraV — MKKALFLIVIPALLSGCALFNPYESDFNCPDTFKGKCASVRQVYMEDAAGPQPAKPAPKTDCTTVYSGIEGEGPVTACTDAATADTGKTASEISSTAPAPGNAEETNFNQYRSALYDKFNGLLKEPRTPIVAPPKVMRVLLLPYTGQDNEFYMLRYVYFFVDKPRWILGDSVTAEGEDE, encoded by the coding sequence GTGAAAAAGGCTCTCTTTCTGATCGTCATACCGGCGCTCCTCAGCGGCTGTGCCCTGTTCAACCCCTATGAAAGCGACTTCAACTGTCCGGATACCTTCAAAGGGAAATGCGCTTCGGTGCGCCAGGTATACATGGAGGATGCAGCCGGGCCGCAGCCCGCCAAGCCGGCGCCGAAAACGGACTGCACCACCGTTTACAGCGGGATAGAGGGAGAAGGTCCGGTTACTGCCTGCACCGATGCTGCCACCGCCGATACTGGCAAGACAGCGTCTGAAATTTCATCAACAGCTCCCGCCCCAGGAAATGCCGAAGAGACGAACTTCAACCAGTATCGTTCCGCTCTCTACGACAAGTTCAACGGACTTCTCAAGGAACCCCGGACGCCGATTGTCGCTCCACCCAAGGTCATGCGTGTGCTGCTTCTGCCGTACACGGGCCAGGACAACGAGTTCTACATGCTCCGCTACGTCTACTTCTTCGTGGACAAGCCGCGATGGATCCTGGGGGATTCTGTCACTGCCGAAGGGGAGGATGAATAG
- a CDS encoding TraB/VirB10 family protein — translation MKNRIKVFWSGLSSKRRKELAIAGVGCGLLFLSLLGYLVTRDRTASPAEAKKPSVLALEPKLLEKSQMLETQKELSQKDEELKKYKEQIEAIKAGAAILPGQPPVPAQPAVAQGETAQVKHGDASMGNKGIKNHPVIPPPPPALPNTPLPPPPPPPVPVHGADHAGLNAPPAETEIGDIAFVSSGVSPKTAQSEDKKKEPAALYLPPSFMEAILLSGLDAPTSSEAKGNPVPALLKVKTPAFLPNSVRADLKGCYVIADGKGNLATERAELLLVSLSCLDRKGRAVIDQKVKGFVVDQDSKIGLRGRVVAKMGSMIARSMIAGFFGGVGDVLKSSATTTAISPLGTTQTISPTDLAKAGVGNGLAAGFKDIEKFYMELAHQTMPVIEVSAAKPVTLVISEGVNLEIKKIRKGGVK, via the coding sequence ATGAAGAATAGGATCAAAGTTTTCTGGAGCGGGCTTAGCTCTAAGAGGCGAAAGGAACTCGCCATAGCCGGGGTAGGCTGTGGACTCCTCTTTCTGAGTTTACTGGGGTACCTCGTAACCCGTGACAGAACGGCCTCTCCTGCTGAGGCTAAAAAGCCGTCAGTTCTCGCTCTTGAGCCTAAACTGCTTGAGAAGAGCCAGATGCTCGAGACCCAGAAAGAGCTCTCTCAAAAGGATGAGGAGCTGAAAAAGTACAAGGAACAGATAGAAGCCATAAAGGCAGGTGCAGCAATTCTTCCCGGACAGCCGCCTGTCCCGGCGCAGCCCGCAGTCGCACAGGGAGAAACAGCCCAGGTCAAACATGGAGATGCTTCTATGGGCAACAAAGGAATAAAGAACCATCCTGTCATTCCCCCACCGCCTCCGGCCCTTCCGAATACACCACTTCCTCCACCACCGCCACCGCCTGTGCCTGTGCACGGGGCCGATCACGCAGGGCTGAATGCGCCTCCTGCGGAGACGGAAATCGGCGACATTGCTTTTGTCTCCAGTGGCGTCTCACCGAAAACCGCTCAGTCTGAGGATAAAAAAAAAGAGCCGGCCGCCTTGTATTTACCCCCTTCTTTCATGGAGGCGATTCTCCTGAGTGGCTTGGACGCGCCTACCTCGTCGGAGGCCAAAGGTAACCCGGTGCCGGCACTCCTGAAGGTAAAGACGCCTGCCTTTCTCCCAAACTCGGTACGTGCCGACCTCAAAGGCTGTTACGTGATAGCTGATGGAAAAGGGAACCTCGCTACGGAGCGTGCGGAACTTCTGCTCGTTTCCCTGTCGTGCCTCGACAGGAAGGGGAGGGCGGTTATCGACCAGAAGGTGAAGGGATTCGTGGTGGACCAGGATTCCAAGATCGGCCTTCGCGGGCGCGTCGTCGCCAAGATGGGGAGCATGATCGCCAGGTCGATGATCGCCGGCTTTTTCGGGGGAGTGGGCGATGTTCTCAAATCCTCTGCAACCACAACTGCGATCAGTCCTCTGGGAACGACCCAGACAATCAGTCCCACTGATCTGGCTAAAGCCGGAGTAGGGAACGGTCTCGCCGCGGGTTTCAAGGACATCGAGAAGTTCTACATGGAGCTGGCCCATCAGACCATGCCGGTGATCGAGGTCTCCGCGGCCAAGCCGGTGACGCTCGTGATCAGTGAAGGTGTGAACCTGGAGATAAAGAAGATACGCAAGGGAGGCGTAAAGTGA
- a CDS encoding type-F conjugative transfer system secretin TraK, translating into MYRILIIAALMLPAIAVAADHVVMPFEPGATDRKAALDVKSDETGAEGEWPMVVSPEVTTKIRLSSSDVNRISCSTVIRDALTSTEKGVVIKITGRDAFVKFKVTKRPDKMVYSTTPTELYVVCGDETYSMVAVPQRIPSQTIRLSSGKIRKMKDNAALYAGLPFEKMMLKAIQDVYTEQIPDSYTVTGKDQRFDSYRELRLVLKRVVDVEGEGLRIKEYLVSLKEGTKEFRMNEKMFIRTELVENPVAISIERHVLRPGDTTRAFVVEQRGERQGLSRKLESDLPVVEDTGKRQKTPAKGGEEAADRREAEDEE; encoded by the coding sequence ATGTACAGGATTCTGATAATTGCCGCTTTGATGCTGCCTGCGATTGCAGTTGCAGCGGATCATGTCGTGATGCCGTTCGAACCCGGCGCTACCGACCGCAAGGCCGCTTTGGATGTCAAGAGTGACGAGACGGGGGCCGAAGGTGAGTGGCCAATGGTGGTCTCTCCTGAAGTTACTACTAAAATCCGCCTTTCAAGCTCCGACGTGAACCGTATCTCCTGTTCCACAGTAATCCGGGATGCGCTTACCTCCACGGAAAAAGGGGTGGTCATAAAGATCACCGGAAGAGATGCATTCGTCAAATTCAAGGTCACGAAGCGCCCCGACAAGATGGTTTACTCCACCACCCCGACCGAACTCTACGTCGTCTGTGGTGACGAAACTTACTCCATGGTCGCCGTTCCGCAGCGGATTCCCTCCCAGACGATCAGGCTCTCCTCCGGCAAAATCAGAAAGATGAAGGACAATGCCGCGCTCTACGCCGGGCTTCCCTTCGAGAAGATGATGCTGAAGGCGATCCAGGATGTCTATACCGAGCAGATTCCCGACTCTTACACCGTCACCGGAAAGGATCAGCGCTTCGATTCTTACCGTGAGCTCCGCCTGGTCCTGAAGAGGGTTGTTGATGTGGAAGGGGAGGGGCTACGGATCAAGGAGTACCTGGTGTCACTGAAAGAAGGCACCAAGGAATTCAGGATGAACGAGAAGATGTTCATCAGGACGGAACTCGTGGAGAATCCGGTGGCCATTTCCATTGAGCGGCATGTGCTTCGTCCGGGCGATACGACAAGGGCCTTTGTCGTTGAGCAACGGGGTGAACGGCAGGGGCTTTCCCGGAAGCTCGAATCCGATCTCCCGGTAGTTGAGGACACGGGAAAGAGACAGAAGACGCCTGCAAAAGGGGGGGAGGAGGCAGCAGATAGGCGGGAGGCTGAGGATGAAGAATAG